In Nostoc sp. GT001, a genomic segment contains:
- a CDS encoding BMC domain-containing protein: MSIAVGMVETLGFPAVVEAADAMVKAARVTLVGYEKIGSGRVTVIVRGDVSEVQASVAAGVESVKRVNGGQVLSTHIIARPHENLEYVLPIRYTEDVEQFRENVNAIRPFGRRP, encoded by the coding sequence ATGTCAATTGCAGTGGGAATGGTTGAAACGCTGGGCTTTCCAGCAGTAGTGGAAGCTGCTGATGCAATGGTGAAAGCTGCCCGCGTCACTTTAGTAGGTTATGAAAAAATTGGTAGTGGTCGGGTGACGGTAATTGTTCGGGGTGACGTTTCGGAAGTGCAAGCTTCTGTAGCCGCAGGAGTTGAATCTGTAAAGCGAGTTAATGGTGGACAAGTGCTGTCTACTCATATCATTGCTCGTCCTCACGAAAACTTGGAATACGTTCTCCCAATTCGTTATACGGAAGACGTAGAGCAGTTCCGGGAAAATGTGAACGCAATTCGTCCTTTTGGTAGAAGACCGTAA
- a CDS encoding EutN/CcmL family microcompartment protein, which yields MQIAKVRGTVVSTQKEPTLRGVKLLLLQLVDENGNILPEYEVAADIVGAGVDEWVLITRGSAARQVVGNEQRPLDAAVVAIIDTIYVEDRLIYSKKDQYR from the coding sequence ATGCAAATTGCCAAAGTTCGCGGCACAGTAGTTAGCACCCAAAAAGAGCCAACTCTTAGAGGTGTGAAACTACTATTGTTACAATTAGTAGATGAAAACGGCAATATCCTACCAGAGTATGAAGTAGCAGCAGATATTGTGGGAGCAGGAGTAGATGAGTGGGTACTCATCACTCGTGGTAGTGCCGCTCGTCAAGTTGTTGGCAATGAACAGCGTCCATTGGATGCAGCAGTGGTGGCGATCATAGATACTATTTACGTTGAAGATCGCCTCATTTACAGCAAAAAAGATCAATATCGATAG
- a CDS encoding ribulose bisphosphate carboxylase small subunit translates to MAVRSTAAPPTPWSRNLAEPKIHETAFVHSFSNLIGDVRIGANVIVAPGTTIRADEGTPFYLGENTNIQDGVVIHGLEQGRVIGDDQNKYSVWIGKNACITHMALIHGPAYVGDNSFIGFRSTVFNARVGAGCIVMMHALIQDVEIPSGKYVPSGAIITSQQQADRLPDVQDQDKEFAHHVVGINQALRAGYLCAADSKCIAPIRDENAKSYTGNGITVLELERSSEVSSNSLGAETIDQLRYLLGQGYKIGTEHVDQRRFRTGSWTSCQPIEPRSLGEAIAALESCLNDHSGEYVRLFGIDKDRRRVLESVIQRPDDDAKPASSFKAPTGRSNSSYSSSNGNGNGNGSSSGKVSGETLEQIRQLLAGGYKIGMEHVDERRFRTGSWTSCKPIDATSTNQVISALEECIASHQGEYVRLIGIDTKAKRRVLETIIQRPNGQVASSGGQKSFTTNAAPSGTGTASSNRLSSEVIDQLRHLLAGGSKISLEHVDERRFRTGSWTSTGQIQASSEREAIAAVEGQLGEYPGEYVRLIGIDPKAKRRVLETIIQRPNGQAASSGSQKSFTTTSAAPSATATATATATRLSSEVVDQLRQLLASGSKISIEHVDQRRFRTGSWTSTGQIQASSEREAIAAVERQLGEYQGEYVRLIGVDPKAKRRVLETIIQRP, encoded by the coding sequence ATGGCAGTCCGCAGCACGGCGGCACCCCCAACCCCGTGGTCAAGGAATTTAGCTGAACCCAAAATCCATGAAACAGCTTTTGTACATTCATTCTCCAATCTGATTGGGGATGTACGAATAGGTGCAAATGTAATCGTTGCTCCGGGGACTACGATTAGAGCGGATGAAGGCACACCCTTTTATCTTGGTGAAAACACCAATATTCAAGATGGTGTTGTCATTCATGGGTTGGAGCAAGGCAGAGTAATTGGCGATGACCAAAATAAATACTCAGTATGGATTGGTAAAAACGCTTGTATTACCCACATGGCTCTAATTCACGGGCCAGCTTATGTAGGTGATAATTCCTTCATTGGCTTTCGCTCTACGGTGTTTAATGCCAGGGTGGGTGCAGGTTGCATCGTAATGATGCACGCCTTGATTCAAGATGTAGAGATTCCCTCTGGTAAGTATGTACCTTCGGGAGCGATAATCACCAGCCAGCAGCAAGCCGATCGCTTGCCAGATGTGCAAGATCAGGATAAAGAATTTGCTCATCATGTGGTTGGGATTAATCAGGCATTACGAGCTGGTTATCTCTGTGCTGCGGATAGCAAATGTATAGCACCCATCCGGGATGAGAACGCTAAATCTTATACAGGTAATGGTATTACTGTTTTAGAGTTGGAAAGGAGTAGTGAAGTGTCGAGCAATAGCTTGGGTGCAGAAACAATAGATCAGTTACGGTATCTATTGGGACAAGGGTATAAAATTGGTACGGAACACGTAGACCAAAGACGTTTCCGCACAGGTTCTTGGACTAGTTGCCAACCAATCGAACCGAGATCCCTCGGTGAAGCGATCGCAGCATTAGAAAGCTGTCTAAATGACCATAGCGGAGAGTATGTCCGACTGTTTGGGATTGACAAAGATAGACGACGTGTGCTAGAAAGCGTCATCCAACGTCCCGATGATGATGCAAAACCAGCTAGCAGCTTTAAAGCACCGACTGGTCGTAGCAATAGCAGTTACAGCAGTAGTAATGGTAACGGCAACGGTAACGGTTCTAGCAGTGGCAAGGTCAGTGGCGAAACTCTAGAGCAAATCCGCCAACTCTTGGCAGGTGGTTACAAAATTGGCATGGAACACGTAGATGAGCGTCGTTTCCGTACTGGTTCCTGGACTAGTTGTAAGCCAATTGATGCAACTTCCACAAATCAAGTCATCTCCGCTTTGGAAGAATGCATAGCAAGCCATCAAGGTGAGTATGTACGTTTAATCGGTATTGACACCAAAGCCAAACGGCGAGTATTAGAGACTATTATCCAACGTCCAAATGGTCAAGTAGCTTCCTCTGGTGGTCAGAAATCATTTACTACTAATGCAGCACCCTCTGGTACGGGAACAGCTAGCAGTAACCGCTTGAGTAGTGAAGTAATAGACCAACTCCGGCATTTATTGGCTGGCGGATCGAAAATTAGCCTTGAACACGTAGATGAGCGCCGCTTCCGTACAGGTTCTTGGACTAGTACCGGTCAAATTCAAGCCTCTTCAGAAAGAGAAGCGATCGCAGCCGTAGAAGGACAACTCGGCGAATATCCAGGGGAATATGTACGTTTAATTGGTATTGACCCTAAAGCTAAACGGCGGGTATTAGAGACCATTATCCAACGTCCAAATGGTCAAGCAGCCTCCTCTGGCAGTCAGAAATCATTTACTACTACTAGTGCAGCACCCTCTGCAACAGCAACAGCAACAGCAACAGCTACCCGCTTGAGTAGTGAAGTAGTAGACCAACTCCGGCAATTATTGGCTAGCGGCTCAAAAATTAGCATTGAACACGTAGATCAACGGCGATTCCGTACAGGTTCCTGGACTAGTACCGGTCAAATTCAAGCCTCCTCAGAAAGAGAAGCGATCGCCGCCGTAGAAAGACAACTCGGCGAATATCAAGGGGAATATGTGCGCTTAATTGGTGTTGACCCCAAAGCCAAGCGTCGCGTATTGGAAACGATTATTCAACGACCTTAA
- a CDS encoding transferase: MSVPLLRLSNNFDTYISGEVTIHPSAVLAPGVILQAAVNSKIVIGPGVCIGMGAILQVHEGTLEVEAGANLGAGFLMIGKGKIGANACIGSATTVFNYSVEPGQVVPPGSILGDTSRQIEPTKQLETSTNNPTSTTNTPPLKEEENSSGGVKEKVVSSTNFSASAFVDFKQNKSISYFKSPATPESQPPPVEEPINDADSTLESAKPSTEHNLDPNQPTTESPNGFGTQIYGQGSISRLLTTLFPHRQSLSDPNSDD; the protein is encoded by the coding sequence ATGTCTGTGCCGCTACTGCGCCTCAGCAATAACTTTGATACTTATATTAGTGGTGAGGTGACTATTCATCCAAGCGCGGTACTTGCACCTGGGGTAATCCTCCAAGCGGCTGTAAACAGCAAGATCGTCATTGGTCCAGGGGTCTGTATTGGCATGGGAGCAATTCTCCAAGTCCATGAAGGCACTCTAGAAGTAGAAGCAGGTGCAAACCTGGGAGCCGGTTTTTTGATGATTGGCAAAGGCAAAATTGGCGCAAATGCTTGCATTGGTTCTGCGACAACAGTTTTTAACTATTCGGTTGAACCTGGGCAAGTAGTACCGCCTGGTTCAATTTTAGGAGATACCAGTCGGCAGATTGAGCCAACAAAACAGCTGGAAACATCTACAAATAACCCAACTTCTACTACCAATACACCACCACTGAAGGAAGAGGAAAATAGCTCAGGTGGAGTTAAGGAAAAAGTAGTTTCCTCAACTAACTTCTCAGCTTCGGCTTTTGTCGATTTTAAACAAAACAAGTCGATCTCTTATTTTAAATCTCCCGCAACTCCAGAAAGTCAGCCACCTCCTGTGGAGGAACCGATCAATGATGCTGACTCCACTTTGGAGTCAGCCAAACCGTCAACAGAACATAACTTAGACCCCAATCAGCCAACCACAGAATCCCCTAACGGTTTTGGGACTCAAATTTATGGACAAGGGAGCATAAGCAGACTGTTGACTACACTGTTTCCTCATAGACAATCCTTGAGCGACCCAAACTCTGACGATTAG
- a CDS encoding BMC domain-containing protein encodes METYNQRSIRTIQGASSQETFQDTALGLVSTRSFPAIVGTADMMLKSAGVHLVGYEKIGGGYCTAIVRGGIADVRLAVESGVQTAEQFGQLVSSLVIPRPYPNLDIVLPITTRFTKLMQEGNSSRLSNQAIGLVETRGFPAMVGACDAMLKAADVHLAAYEKIGGGLCTAIIRGSVANVAVAVEAGMFEAERIGELNAVMVIPRPLDEMELTLPLASCWIEEREPLNLPVNIKEQVAEIEVLRLPDLTKLPTKVQEELWNDE; translated from the coding sequence ATGGAAACATACAATCAACGGTCTATTCGCACTATCCAAGGAGCGAGTAGTCAAGAAACCTTTCAAGATACTGCTTTGGGTTTAGTTTCTACCCGCAGCTTTCCGGCGATCGTTGGGACGGCGGATATGATGCTGAAATCAGCGGGAGTTCACCTAGTTGGGTATGAAAAAATTGGTGGTGGTTATTGTACTGCGATCGTCCGTGGTGGAATTGCTGACGTGCGTCTAGCGGTAGAATCTGGTGTACAAACAGCTGAACAGTTTGGTCAGTTGGTTTCTAGTTTGGTGATTCCCCGACCTTATCCCAACCTAGATATAGTGCTTCCCATTACAACTCGTTTCACTAAATTAATGCAAGAGGGCAATTCCAGCCGCCTGAGTAACCAAGCAATTGGTTTGGTCGAAACGCGAGGATTTCCCGCGATGGTAGGAGCATGTGATGCCATGCTCAAAGCTGCTGATGTTCATTTAGCAGCTTATGAAAAAATTGGTGGGGGTTTGTGTACAGCAATTATTCGGGGTTCCGTAGCCAATGTGGCGGTAGCAGTAGAAGCGGGAATGTTTGAAGCAGAACGCATTGGAGAATTAAATGCAGTGATGGTAATTCCTCGGCCGCTGGATGAAATGGAGTTAACTTTGCCATTGGCAAGCTGCTGGATAGAAGAACGCGAACCATTAAACTTGCCAGTGAATATCAAAGAACAAGTTGCGGAAATCGAGGTACTAAGATTACCAGACTTAACCAAGTTACCGACAAAAGTTCAAGAAGAATTATGGAATGATGAATGA
- a CDS encoding LysR family transcriptional regulator, producing MNQATLHQLKVFEAAARHSSFTRAAEELFLTQPTVSMQIKQLTKSVGLPLFEQVGKRLYLTEAGRELFATCRQIFHNIAQYEMKVADLKGLKQGQLRLAVITTAKYFIPRLLGPFCELYPGIDISLQVTNHEQILERMSQNLDDLYIMSQIPDNIDVTCEPFLENPLIVFAPTNHPLSKEKNIPIERLSNEPFIMREPGSGTRRAVQKLFEEQAVTVKVKLELGSNEAIKQAIAGGLGISVLSRHTLLSDGSEFSILDVQHFPIQRHWYMVYPSGKQLSIVARAYYEYLLAAAKNIVDQKADTTFNTL from the coding sequence TTGAACCAAGCGACGCTGCACCAGTTAAAGGTGTTCGAGGCGGCGGCACGGCACAGTAGCTTTACTCGTGCTGCTGAGGAATTGTTTCTCACCCAACCTACCGTTTCTATGCAGATCAAGCAACTAACAAAATCGGTAGGGTTGCCATTATTTGAGCAAGTAGGGAAGCGGTTGTATCTGACGGAAGCCGGACGGGAATTATTTGCCACTTGTCGGCAGATTTTTCACAATATAGCCCAGTACGAAATGAAGGTGGCAGATTTAAAAGGGCTAAAACAGGGACAATTACGTTTGGCAGTGATCACAACAGCTAAATATTTTATCCCACGTTTGTTAGGGCCATTTTGCGAACTTTATCCAGGGATTGATATCTCGCTACAAGTCACAAATCACGAACAAATTTTGGAACGGATGAGTCAAAATTTGGATGACTTATATATTATGAGTCAAATTCCAGACAATATCGATGTGACTTGTGAACCATTTCTAGAAAATCCTTTGATAGTCTTTGCGCCGACTAATCATCCTTTATCCAAAGAAAAAAATATTCCTATAGAACGCCTGTCTAACGAACCTTTTATTATGCGGGAACCAGGTTCAGGAACTCGTCGTGCCGTCCAAAAGCTCTTTGAAGAACAAGCAGTGACGGTAAAAGTCAAGTTAGAATTGGGAAGTAACGAAGCAATTAAACAAGCGATCGCAGGTGGTTTAGGAATTTCTGTTTTATCTCGTCATACCTTACTATCAGACGGTTCAGAGTTCAGCATTTTAGACGTGCAACACTTCCCCATTCAGCGGCATTGGTACATGGTTTACCCATCTGGCAAGCAGCTATCTATCGTCGCTCGTGCCTATTATGAGTATCTACTAGCTGCGGCAAAAAATATTGTTGACCAAAAAGCTGATACTACTTTTAATACTCTTTAA
- a CDS encoding polysaccharide pyruvyl transferase family protein has protein sequence MNIFLIGYYGEGNVGDDIFVKQLTTFWKAQEVVEQVFVMCQNNYYDNSDSKIQIFSIHKLTRLHRLWLILKSDYIVWGGGSLNLSIKPKYLVRLQLLSKLMGKRFCFIGVGLEGVKAEDNVTQIYKNADFLYVRDKDSYQVVQQKIKYNKHFCMGGDLAFLNLNFYEKYLKKKTISNNINNISFSGTYWWGEGRGKFYAEQLMPLIEKFNSVIHLLPAHIGDQKNDNNFHKFLKKYLPEQNCVIHSWNKPEEFIEILSKMDFHLGNRLHSIILADILGVPNIGIGNHPSKISNYINKTEMLTTERIADFMEPLSLDRIMNIFQTYKRPEEFIFNESKTSKEGLEKLFNI, from the coding sequence ATGAATATTTTCCTTATCGGTTATTATGGTGAGGGTAATGTAGGTGATGATATATTTGTAAAGCAATTAACAACTTTTTGGAAAGCCCAAGAAGTTGTAGAACAAGTATTCGTGATGTGTCAAAATAATTATTATGATAATTCAGACAGTAAAATCCAAATTTTTAGCATTCATAAATTAACTAGATTACACAGGCTTTGGTTAATTTTAAAAAGTGACTATATTGTTTGGGGAGGAGGTAGCTTAAACCTCAGCATTAAGCCTAAATATTTAGTCAGACTTCAATTGTTATCAAAATTAATGGGTAAGCGTTTTTGCTTTATAGGCGTAGGTTTAGAAGGTGTTAAAGCAGAAGATAACGTAACGCAGATATATAAAAATGCAGATTTCTTATATGTTAGAGACAAAGATTCGTATCAAGTAGTCCAACAAAAAATTAAATACAATAAACACTTTTGTATGGGTGGTGATCTAGCATTTTTAAATTTAAATTTTTATGAAAAGTATCTAAAGAAAAAAACAATATCCAATAATATAAATAATATATCTTTTTCTGGAACATATTGGTGGGGCGAAGGTAGAGGCAAGTTTTATGCAGAACAGTTAATGCCATTGATTGAGAAGTTTAATTCAGTCATTCATTTACTGCCAGCACATATAGGAGATCAGAAAAACGACAATAACTTTCATAAATTCCTGAAAAAGTATTTACCCGAACAAAATTGTGTAATTCATTCATGGAACAAACCAGAGGAGTTTATTGAAATCCTTAGCAAAATGGATTTTCACTTGGGAAATCGTCTGCACTCTATAATACTTGCTGACATATTAGGGGTTCCTAATATTGGAATTGGTAATCATCCTTCAAAGATTAGTAACTACATTAATAAAACCGAAATGCTAACTACCGAAAGGATAGCAGATTTTATGGAGCCATTATCTCTAGACCGGATTATGAATATTTTTCAAACATATAAAAGACCAGAGGAATTTATTTTTAACGAGTCTAAGACATCTAAGGAAGGTTTAGAAAAACTTTTTAATATTTAA
- a CDS encoding mucoidy inhibitor MuiA family protein, producing MVNPEIPSWRKTVQSEIVAVTVYTDRALVTRRGVVDLTGIEQELVITPVPITLETESVRVSGTGTVGVRLVGISSDRIYTTEPVAERVAHLTRQIQQLEAEKRHLQAQVDALALQSSFIAGLREKTEEPFSQSLSRKNLSLSETLDFLNFLGSQYSEYAIASGECKTQQQELDKQLQALYTSLQIIQTPHPKESFSLLVAVEVAGEGEFELEVSYIVNRASWNPLYDLRFSTTSDIVHLSYLAEITQSTGEDWIGANLTLSTAKPGLGTLPPKLEPWYIDAPRPQMLRRSRLAAQPPLLPSIPEPPAAARADWEEQDEVTQDSLIPAETVTAEVSKEGSVVTFKLNGGGNIPSDGAPHKTTIFNDDYPCSFDYVAMPRLVSFAYLQANVKNNPSGATLLAGKANIFRDNVFVGTTGLENIAPGQEFKLNLGIDEGLKIERDLVERLVDKRLISNQRRITYSYRLIVTNLLEKEVNLKLTEQLPVSRNEQIKVRLSRSNPQIQLGEMGILEWLLTLSPQERRDIYYQFNVEYPPDLMVVGLEI from the coding sequence GTGGTTAACCCGGAAATACCGTCTTGGCGCAAAACAGTACAAAGCGAGATTGTAGCTGTTACCGTGTATACTGACAGAGCATTGGTTACACGGCGAGGTGTAGTTGATTTAACAGGAATTGAACAGGAATTAGTAATTACCCCAGTGCCAATAACTCTAGAAACTGAGTCTGTCAGGGTTAGCGGTACAGGTACGGTAGGGGTACGCTTGGTAGGAATTAGTAGCGATCGCATCTACACTACTGAACCTGTAGCGGAGCGAGTAGCACATTTGACTAGGCAAATTCAGCAATTAGAAGCAGAAAAACGCCACCTCCAAGCTCAGGTGGATGCTTTAGCCTTGCAATCTAGTTTTATTGCAGGCTTACGTGAAAAAACAGAAGAACCCTTTTCACAGAGTTTGTCTCGGAAAAATCTCAGCCTCAGTGAAACTTTGGATTTCCTCAACTTTCTTGGAAGCCAGTATAGTGAATATGCGATCGCATCTGGAGAGTGCAAAACTCAACAGCAGGAGTTAGACAAACAACTGCAAGCACTCTACACCTCATTGCAAATAATCCAAACACCCCATCCCAAAGAAAGTTTTAGCTTACTTGTAGCAGTTGAAGTCGCGGGTGAAGGCGAATTTGAATTAGAGGTGTCTTACATCGTAAATCGCGCTAGCTGGAATCCGCTTTATGACTTACGGTTTAGCACTACCAGCGATATTGTCCATCTGAGTTACCTTGCAGAAATCACTCAAAGCACTGGCGAAGATTGGATTGGTGCAAATCTCACCCTTTCTACTGCTAAACCAGGATTAGGTACACTTCCACCTAAACTTGAACCTTGGTATATTGATGCGCCACGTCCCCAAATGTTACGACGATCTCGACTAGCTGCCCAGCCACCACTGCTGCCTAGTATACCAGAACCACCTGCTGCTGCCAGAGCGGATTGGGAAGAACAAGACGAAGTTACACAGGATAGTCTTATCCCAGCAGAAACCGTTACAGCAGAAGTATCCAAAGAAGGTAGTGTAGTTACCTTTAAACTGAATGGTGGTGGTAACATTCCCAGCGATGGCGCACCTCATAAAACTACGATTTTCAATGATGATTATCCTTGTAGCTTCGATTATGTGGCAATGCCGCGCTTGGTAAGTTTTGCTTATCTACAAGCTAATGTGAAAAATAATCCCAGCGGTGCGACTTTGTTAGCAGGTAAAGCAAATATTTTCCGCGATAACGTTTTTGTCGGCACTACTGGGTTGGAGAATATTGCACCAGGACAAGAGTTTAAACTGAACTTAGGAATTGACGAAGGTTTAAAAATTGAGCGCGATTTAGTTGAACGTCTGGTAGATAAAAGATTAATTAGCAACCAGCGCCGGATTACTTATAGTTATCGGTTGATTGTTACTAACTTGCTAGAGAAAGAAGTAAATCTAAAATTAACCGAACAATTGCCAGTTAGCCGCAACGAGCAAATTAAAGTACGCCTCAGTCGCAGCAACCCACAAATTCAACTCGGTGAAATGGGAATTTTAGAATGGCTGCTAACTCTTTCACCTCAAGAGCGACGAGATATATATTACCAGTTTAATGTTGAATATCCACCCGACTTAATGGTAGTTGGGTTAGAAATTTAG
- a CDS encoding ssl1498 family light-harvesting-like protein — translation MYTTTNEDGILNNYAAEPKMYYAEYPAIWEQRKYVLQGLFATLIVTALVLVGLSVS, via the coding sequence ATGTATACCACCACTAACGAAGACGGCATTCTCAACAACTACGCAGCAGAACCTAAAATGTACTACGCTGAGTACCCAGCAATTTGGGAACAACGTAAATACGTTTTACAGGGTCTTTTTGCGACTTTAATCGTCACCGCTTTAGTTTTGGTTGGTTTGAGTGTTAGCTAA
- a CDS encoding ssl1498 family light-harvesting-like protein — translation MYTTTNEDGILNNYAAEPKMYYAEYPAIWEQRKYVLQGLFATLIVTALVLVGLSVS, via the coding sequence ATGTACACCACCACTAACGAAGACGGCATTCTCAACAACTACGCAGCAGAACCCAAGATGTACTACGCTGAGTACCCAGCAATTTGGGAACAACGTAAATACGTTTTACAGGGTCTTTTTGCGACTTTAATCGTCACCGCTTTAGTTTTGGTTGGTTTGAGTGTTAGCTAA
- a CDS encoding COP23 domain-containing protein, whose protein sequence is MSSQMLRLITLGSLGLSLCLGNSAAMAQYDSTGDGVVVPTVPSGGTSAPVPIDTSTGVPPSPSADGTTRFTCQTYNGQYTVMYQPQSQPGQFFPWAAPAALGGGWDAQKRCTAIASRLELYRPDGLQELQTSVENNENTVCVTTEANPTCRIVLTVPRGKDPVVIRNSIFQNLTTADSGQQTIAVNTYGDRSSGGNELYNLGRTLLGGGNNRVSSSRSGINLKPFLDRQDGGTGNNLRSGVAIRRQSQPNGVRLSPGKFR, encoded by the coding sequence ATGTCATCACAAATGTTGCGGTTGATAACTTTGGGCAGTCTTGGCTTATCTTTGTGTCTGGGCAATTCGGCAGCAATGGCGCAATATGATTCTACTGGCGATGGTGTAGTAGTACCAACAGTACCATCAGGTGGCACATCAGCACCAGTCCCAATCGACACATCGACAGGTGTACCACCTTCACCCTCTGCTGATGGTACAACTCGGTTTACCTGTCAGACTTATAATGGACAGTATACTGTCATGTACCAGCCACAAAGTCAACCAGGACAATTCTTTCCTTGGGCAGCACCTGCGGCTTTAGGTGGCGGTTGGGACGCACAAAAGCGTTGTACAGCAATTGCCAGTCGCTTGGAACTTTATCGTCCAGATGGTTTACAAGAACTTCAGACATCCGTAGAAAACAACGAAAATACTGTCTGCGTTACAACTGAAGCTAATCCAACCTGTAGAATTGTGCTGACAGTCCCCCGTGGAAAAGATCCTGTTGTTATTCGCAATAGCATTTTCCAAAACTTGACTACTGCTGACAGTGGACAACAGACTATAGCCGTTAACACTTATGGCGATCGCAGTAGTGGAGGCAACGAATTATATAATTTAGGACGCACACTTCTAGGCGGTGGCAATAATCGGGTTAGTTCATCTAGAAGTGGGATTAATCTGAAACCTTTCCTCGATCGTCAAGATGGTGGTACTGGAAACAATTTGCGGAGTGGAGTAGCAATTCGTCGTCAGTCTCAACCTAACGGTGTTCGTCTAAGCCCTGGTAAATTCCGGTAA